Proteins encoded by one window of Chondromyces crocatus:
- a CDS encoding 4'-phosphopantetheinyl transferase family protein produces the protein MMPQLGVALVRIDAETAIRCGAYLTAAEHRACAAQRVASRRMQSACARVAAKWLRLELAEGRSAPLVALDAASLTSHARGQYLDVALSGPGGTAPRFADQRVAVSLSHAGEVAAAAVSPAGAVGVDVERVEPRSAAFADEHFTPQERDAFTFRSPRRADRAALETLLWSVKEALYKSGALTLPPRFSFRDIELSTSLAGSPFALPSVRTFALMACGVRFFCRSVLTRTFALAAVVEAPPDPVLARSIQP, from the coding sequence ATGATGCCGCAGCTGGGGGTCGCCCTCGTGCGCATCGATGCGGAGACGGCAATCCGCTGCGGTGCCTACCTGACCGCGGCGGAGCATCGCGCTTGCGCAGCTCAGCGCGTGGCGTCCCGTCGGATGCAGTCGGCATGCGCCCGGGTGGCGGCGAAGTGGCTGCGGCTGGAGCTGGCCGAGGGGCGAAGCGCGCCGCTCGTGGCGCTGGATGCCGCTTCGCTGACGTCACATGCGCGGGGGCAGTACCTCGACGTGGCGCTGTCCGGGCCCGGCGGGACGGCTCCGCGATTCGCCGACCAGCGGGTGGCGGTATCGCTGTCGCATGCGGGTGAGGTGGCGGCGGCCGCGGTTTCTCCAGCGGGAGCCGTCGGGGTAGACGTCGAGCGTGTGGAGCCGCGCTCGGCTGCCTTCGCGGATGAGCATTTCACGCCGCAAGAGCGCGACGCCTTCACCTTCCGCTCCCCCCGACGAGCCGACCGTGCGGCGCTCGAGACGCTGCTCTGGAGCGTGAAAGAGGCCCTCTACAAATCAGGAGCCCTCACCCTGCCTCCGCGCTTCTCGTTCCGCGACATCGAGCTTTCGACTTCGCTGGCGGGATCCCCCTTCGCGTTGCCCTCCGTCCGTACCTTCGCGTTGATGGCGTGCGGCGTGCGTTTCTTTTGCCGATCCGTGCTCACCAGGACGTTCGCGCTGGCCGCGGTCGTCGAGGCTCCGCCGGATCCAGTGCTCGCTCGATCGATCCAACCCTGA
- a CDS encoding SDR family oxidoreductase, whose amino-acid sequence MHSQDLLEHVRSVFVRMTRYPDELVAADADLEQDLGIDSVKRGEILATLRAEFGLAEALKAAPEELRTVARVADFLEQKLSHPEVQPVTALGAARSEAPMMGPETPLDAPATSSSGREAASVHPGTPALPAPSTGAPGMVLEVLAEATRHPIELLTPEARLEEDLGIDPRRREVIRSLLRQRGVRTEELAAALDSARTVGALERLLTGLTSAGARRSEEGPRDSPARPSHDVALTGKTVLVTGSSRGLGRAIAKALARAGARVVINSFHSRDDGEAATDEIHRAGGEAIHVWGSVANPSHVDAMFRAIERDVGELHHFISNASNGRFGSLEQTTPEHWELAFRTNVIGYHQCALRAAQLMERQGGGRIVALSSNGAGRYLEHFGAMGAVKAAVETLTRALAVELAPRNVQVNTVSAGPIYGHVTSHYPDHERLLPYWESRTPGGRLCSEADIAAAVLLLLADGARMINGATITVDAGGSLCI is encoded by the coding sequence ATGCATTCGCAAGATCTGCTGGAACACGTTCGCTCCGTCTTCGTGCGCATGACGCGCTACCCTGACGAGCTTGTCGCTGCCGACGCCGACCTGGAGCAGGATCTGGGCATCGACTCCGTGAAGCGAGGCGAGATCCTCGCCACGCTCCGTGCGGAATTCGGCCTGGCAGAAGCGCTCAAAGCGGCGCCGGAGGAGCTGCGCACGGTGGCGCGCGTCGCTGATTTTCTGGAGCAGAAGCTCTCGCATCCCGAGGTGCAGCCGGTGACTGCCCTTGGGGCCGCGCGCTCCGAAGCCCCCATGATGGGCCCCGAGACGCCTCTGGATGCGCCCGCAACCTCTTCGTCAGGGCGAGAAGCGGCCAGTGTCCACCCTGGGACTCCCGCGTTGCCAGCGCCCAGCACCGGAGCGCCAGGGATGGTGCTCGAGGTGCTCGCGGAGGCGACACGCCATCCCATCGAGCTGCTCACCCCGGAGGCGCGCCTCGAGGAAGACCTGGGCATCGATCCTCGTCGCCGTGAGGTGATCCGCTCCCTTTTGCGACAGCGGGGTGTGCGAACGGAAGAACTCGCCGCAGCGCTGGACTCCGCGCGCACCGTGGGCGCCCTCGAACGGCTCCTGACTGGCCTCACCAGCGCCGGTGCGAGGCGAAGCGAGGAGGGGCCCAGAGATAGCCCCGCGCGCCCCAGTCACGACGTCGCTCTGACGGGGAAGACCGTGCTCGTCACGGGCTCCAGCCGCGGCCTGGGCCGCGCGATCGCGAAGGCGCTGGCGCGCGCTGGTGCCAGAGTCGTGATCAACAGCTTTCATTCGCGTGACGACGGCGAGGCCGCGACGGACGAGATCCATCGCGCCGGCGGCGAGGCCATTCACGTCTGGGGCTCGGTCGCCAATCCATCTCATGTCGACGCCATGTTTCGCGCCATCGAGCGAGACGTGGGGGAGCTGCACCATTTCATCAGCAATGCCTCGAATGGGCGATTCGGTTCGCTGGAGCAGACGACGCCAGAACACTGGGAGCTGGCGTTTCGCACCAACGTCATCGGTTACCACCAGTGCGCCCTTCGCGCCGCACAGCTCATGGAGCGGCAGGGGGGAGGCCGGATCGTCGCCCTCTCCTCGAACGGGGCGGGTCGCTACCTCGAACACTTCGGCGCCATGGGAGCCGTGAAGGCTGCCGTCGAGACGCTCACGCGCGCTCTCGCCGTGGAGCTCGCCCCGCGGAACGTACAGGTCAACACGGTGTCGGCGGGACCCATCTATGGCCACGTCACGAGCCATTACCCGGATCACGAGCGGCTCCTTCCCTACTGGGAGTCGCGCACCCCTGGAGGGCGACTTTGCAGCGAGGCGGACATCGCCGCTGCGGTGCTTCTCCTGCTGGCAGACGGAGCCCGGATGATCAACGGCGCCACCATCACGGTGGATGCCGGAGGCTCGCTGTGCATCTGA
- a CDS encoding cytochrome P450, whose translation MTEMREEKRPPGPGPLTSLRYLANFRTGNMRHYEALFARYGDVVRLRAPGAEDFVLAFHPRDIGHILRTSSRNYPKGKRYHELVPVLGWGLVNSEGDLWRRQRRLVQPQFNHAGTLGFVPLIIAHTEALLRRWDARPDEFERDINDDMMDVTFGIAGEAFFGAALHAHTDTVRTAFKFALSMALKRMYSLVNLPLSWPLPSHARFHHAMGQVHAVIDEIIDGYQAGDGSPDNVLVRLMKAVDPETGEAMDRAQLRDEIKTILMVGHETSSVTATWALYLLSQHREACERLTEEIDRVLSGRTPTVEDLDAMPYLGMVFNECLRLMPSVPFILRSPLEDDVVGGYRVEAGSTVAIVPWVTHRHPAFWNAPEKFMPERFAESRKSAEEKLAFIPFGAGQRICLGEFMGQLEGKIMVTMLLQRYRFQLIPGFDPRCRGFISLQPLNGMRMICRRREQTRSASVRRGGDGVRESVARPSRACPFSAGS comes from the coding sequence ATGACGGAGATGCGTGAGGAAAAACGACCCCCGGGCCCTGGCCCTCTCACCAGCCTGCGCTACCTGGCGAATTTCCGTACGGGTAACATGCGTCATTACGAGGCGCTGTTCGCGCGGTATGGCGACGTCGTCCGCCTGCGGGCACCCGGGGCCGAGGACTTCGTGCTCGCATTCCACCCGCGCGACATCGGCCACATCCTCCGGACGAGCAGCCGCAATTACCCGAAGGGAAAGCGCTACCACGAGCTGGTGCCCGTGCTCGGCTGGGGGCTCGTCAACAGCGAGGGAGACCTGTGGCGGCGCCAGCGGCGGCTGGTGCAGCCACAGTTCAATCACGCGGGCACCCTCGGGTTCGTACCACTCATCATTGCGCATACCGAGGCGCTGCTCCGGCGCTGGGACGCTCGACCGGACGAATTCGAGCGCGACATCAACGACGACATGATGGACGTGACCTTCGGCATCGCAGGTGAGGCTTTCTTCGGAGCAGCCCTCCACGCCCACACCGACACGGTGCGCACCGCCTTCAAGTTCGCGCTGTCGATGGCGCTCAAGCGGATGTATTCGCTCGTCAACCTACCGCTCTCCTGGCCGCTCCCCAGTCACGCGCGGTTCCACCACGCCATGGGCCAGGTGCATGCGGTCATCGACGAGATCATCGATGGGTATCAGGCCGGTGATGGCAGCCCCGACAACGTGCTGGTCCGGCTCATGAAAGCGGTGGATCCGGAGACCGGCGAGGCGATGGATCGGGCTCAGTTGCGTGACGAGATCAAGACGATCCTCATGGTGGGGCACGAGACGTCGAGCGTGACCGCCACCTGGGCGCTCTACCTGCTGAGCCAGCACCGGGAAGCCTGCGAGCGGCTCACGGAGGAGATCGATCGGGTCCTCTCGGGTCGTACGCCGACGGTCGAAGACCTCGACGCCATGCCGTACCTCGGCATGGTCTTCAACGAGTGCCTGCGGCTGATGCCTTCTGTGCCTTTCATCCTGCGCAGCCCGCTCGAAGACGATGTCGTCGGTGGGTATCGGGTCGAGGCTGGCTCGACGGTGGCCATCGTCCCGTGGGTCACCCACCGACACCCAGCGTTCTGGAACGCACCGGAGAAGTTCATGCCGGAGCGATTCGCCGAGTCGCGGAAGAGCGCCGAGGAGAAGCTCGCCTTCATTCCCTTCGGCGCTGGGCAGCGGATCTGCCTCGGAGAGTTCATGGGTCAGCTCGAAGGAAAGATCATGGTGACCATGCTGTTGCAGCGTTATCGATTCCAGCTGATCCCCGGCTTCGACCCCAGATGCCGAGGCTTCATCTCCCTGCAACCGCTGAACGGGATGCGTATGATCTGCCGTCGCCGGGAGCAGACGAGAAGCGCGAGCGTCAGGCGCGGTGGTGACGGTGTGCGCGAGAGCGTGGCTCGACCGTCACGAGCTTGCCCCTTCAGCGCTGGCTCCTGA
- a CDS encoding SDR family NAD(P)-dependent oxidoreductase: MLPGLADKVAIVTGHSSGIGAAIASLLGEQGCRVHGFDLPDVDLRDLGSIGAHVERVVEREGRVDILVNNAGVTHLGNLVDTSLDDIDAVLTVNLKAPFLLMKHVIPHMVRQGKGAIVNNASDQAFIGKRDSSIYGASKAALAQLTMSAALDWGSQGIRVNCVAPGSTDTPMLRRVIAELSARRQQATDDDYKSAVPLGRFADPREIAWAVAFLASDAASFMTGVVLPVDGGGVAQ, from the coding sequence ATGCTACCGGGACTCGCAGACAAGGTCGCCATCGTCACGGGCCACTCCAGCGGCATCGGTGCGGCAATTGCATCGCTCTTGGGAGAGCAGGGGTGCCGTGTTCACGGGTTCGACTTGCCAGACGTCGACCTGCGCGACCTGGGCTCCATCGGGGCCCATGTGGAGCGGGTGGTCGAGCGTGAAGGGCGAGTCGACATCCTCGTCAACAATGCCGGGGTCACCCACCTCGGAAACCTCGTCGATACGTCGCTCGACGATATCGACGCCGTGCTCACGGTGAACCTCAAGGCGCCCTTTCTCCTGATGAAGCACGTGATCCCCCACATGGTGCGCCAGGGCAAAGGGGCGATCGTCAACAATGCCAGCGATCAAGCGTTCATCGGAAAGCGCGACAGCTCGATCTATGGCGCCTCGAAGGCGGCGCTGGCGCAGCTCACGATGAGCGCCGCGCTCGACTGGGGCTCGCAGGGCATTCGCGTCAACTGCGTCGCGCCTGGGAGCACGGACACCCCGATGCTCCGCCGGGTCATCGCGGAGCTTTCCGCGCGAAGGCAACAGGCGACGGATGACGATTACAAGAGCGCCGTCCCGCTGGGGCGATTCGCCGACCCGCGGGAAATTGCCTGGGCGGTCGCGTTCCTCGCGTCGGACGCTGCCTCGTTCATGACGGGCGTGGTCCTTCCGGTGGACGGGGGAGGGGTGGCCCAATGA
- a CDS encoding SDR family NAD(P)-dependent oxidoreductase — MSERVVLVTGGSRGIGEALIERFHQGGFLVAAFARTPITSASAALTRTCDVSDAAQVKAGIGAVLERFGRLDVVVNNAGLAGVNSLDPDDDDSFWRRVIAVNLDGTYLVSKHALPHLPDRTGRIINIASVLALKGAPDQTAYTAAKHGVIGFTRALALHTAPRGITVNAICPGWTRTAMAEGRMRDLGLDEEALARSVPLGRFIEPREVADLAFTLAGDGAAGITGQAISIDGGALA; from the coding sequence ATGAGCGAGCGGGTCGTCCTCGTGACCGGCGGCTCGCGCGGCATTGGCGAGGCCTTGATCGAGCGCTTCCACCAAGGAGGGTTCCTCGTCGCGGCGTTCGCCCGCACGCCGATCACCTCCGCGTCCGCAGCCCTGACGCGGACGTGTGACGTCAGCGACGCCGCACAGGTCAAGGCAGGGATCGGCGCCGTCCTCGAGCGGTTCGGTCGCCTCGACGTGGTGGTCAACAACGCGGGGCTGGCGGGCGTGAACTCGCTGGATCCCGACGACGACGACTCCTTCTGGAGGCGAGTCATCGCGGTCAACCTGGATGGGACGTACCTCGTATCCAAACACGCGCTCCCGCATTTGCCCGATCGAACGGGGCGTATCATCAACATCGCCTCGGTCCTCGCGCTGAAGGGAGCTCCGGATCAGACTGCCTACACGGCCGCCAAGCACGGCGTCATTGGTTTCACCCGCGCCCTCGCGCTCCATACCGCTCCCCGGGGCATCACCGTCAACGCCATCTGCCCGGGATGGACCCGCACGGCCATGGCCGAAGGCCGCATGCGCGATCTCGGCCTCGACGAGGAGGCGCTCGCACGCAGCGTTCCTCTGGGCCGCTTCATCGAGCCCCGGGAAGTCGCAGACCTGGCCTTCACGCTGGCTGGGGACGGGGCCGCCGGCATCACGGGGCAAGCCATCTCGATCGACGGTGGGGCGCTGGCCTGA
- the hemH gene encoding ferrochelatase produces MSVAVLLSCHGTVSLTEDIPAFLHNIRRGRPTPPELVQEVAHRFELIGGSPLMSITEAQARALEARLGVPVVVAGRLWHPYPGEVLPGLVAQGVRTLLSLPLAPQSVDVYHAAVREAAAPHPQLSLRYAPAWGLEPALLDAFVETIDEALAAALEAERNDIPIVLSAHSLPRRVIAAGDRYEIEFRAMADAVAQRLRARGATTSIAFQSQGASAEPWLGPDLAETFAALAAAGARTALVAPIGFLAEHVETLYDLDIEAPQIAQRAGLERLLRARAVCDRPRFIDAMEAVARRALSA; encoded by the coding sequence ATGTCGGTCGCCGTCCTTCTCTCATGCCACGGCACAGTCTCGCTCACCGAAGACATCCCTGCCTTTCTCCACAACATTCGACGCGGTCGCCCGACGCCGCCCGAACTCGTGCAGGAGGTCGCCCATCGGTTCGAGCTCATCGGCGGATCACCCCTCATGAGCATCACCGAGGCCCAGGCACGCGCCCTGGAGGCCCGCCTCGGTGTCCCGGTCGTCGTGGCAGGGCGGCTCTGGCACCCGTACCCTGGCGAGGTTCTGCCGGGACTCGTCGCGCAGGGCGTCCGGACGCTCCTTTCTCTCCCTCTGGCGCCACAATCGGTCGATGTGTATCACGCGGCCGTCCGTGAAGCCGCGGCGCCCCATCCACAGCTGTCGCTCCGCTATGCCCCTGCCTGGGGCCTCGAGCCTGCATTGCTCGATGCATTCGTCGAGACCATCGATGAGGCGCTGGCTGCCGCCCTTGAGGCCGAGCGAAACGACATCCCCATCGTCCTCTCGGCCCATAGCCTCCCCCGCCGCGTCATCGCTGCCGGGGACCGCTACGAGATCGAATTCCGCGCCATGGCCGACGCCGTCGCGCAGCGGCTCCGTGCACGGGGAGCGACGACCTCTATCGCCTTTCAGAGCCAGGGAGCGAGCGCCGAGCCATGGCTCGGGCCGGATCTCGCCGAGACCTTCGCCGCGCTCGCGGCAGCAGGCGCCCGGACGGCCCTCGTCGCGCCCATCGGCTTCCTCGCCGAGCATGTCGAGACGCTCTACGATCTCGACATCGAGGCGCCGCAAATCGCGCAGCGCGCAGGCCTGGAGCGCCTCCTCCGGGCCAGGGCCGTGTGCGACAGGCCGCGCTTCATCGACGCCATGGAGGCTGTCGCACGCCGCGCGCTCTCTGCGTAG
- a CDS encoding TetR family transcriptional regulator, whose product MPTSADPKKTSRQRDADRTRSAILSAAHSLFATRGFANTGVREVAELAGVNSALVGRYFGSKEGLFRATLERSLGISAVLHGDRRRFGVDMVARFFDSENIASPLAMMILSTADPATRDMSIELLQTKVVIPLGTWLGPPDGQGRAARLIILWGGFLTYWKLLPLQPLAGARIASTRRWLETASQAIVDEGPA is encoded by the coding sequence ATGCCTACATCCGCCGACCCCAAGAAGACGTCACGTCAGCGCGATGCCGACCGCACGCGCAGCGCGATTCTTTCTGCCGCGCACTCGCTGTTCGCCACACGAGGCTTCGCCAACACGGGCGTGCGCGAGGTGGCCGAGCTCGCCGGGGTGAACTCGGCGCTCGTCGGCCGCTACTTCGGCTCGAAGGAGGGGCTGTTCCGCGCGACGCTGGAGCGATCGCTCGGGATCTCCGCGGTGCTGCATGGAGATCGACGTCGCTTCGGCGTGGACATGGTGGCGCGGTTCTTCGACTCCGAGAACATCGCCAGCCCGCTGGCCATGATGATCCTCTCGACCGCAGATCCCGCCACGCGCGACATGAGCATCGAGCTGCTCCAGACGAAGGTGGTCATCCCCCTGGGGACGTGGCTGGGTCCTCCGGACGGCCAGGGCCGGGCTGCGCGGCTCATCATCCTCTGGGGTGGCTTTCTGACCTACTGGAAGCTTCTCCCCCTCCAGCCGCTCGCCGGGGCGCGCATCGCCTCCACCCGCCGGTGGCTTGAGACCGCGTCCCAGGCGATCGTCGACGAAGGTCCGGCCTGA
- a CDS encoding flavin-containing monooxygenase, producing MSFDKEGATFSPEALKEKYRLEREKRLRPDGNRQYLELRGVFADFDEDPYVEPGFSREAITEETDVLIVGGGFGGMLAAVRLRQAGVDRFRIVEKGGDFGGTWYWNRYPGAACDVESYIYLPLLEETGYMPTEKYAKAPEIFAHCQRIGRQFDLYKAALFQTQVEGMAWDEDANRWIVTTSRGDRLAARFVIIAGGVLHKAKLPGIPGIETFKGHCFHTSRWDYAYTGGSPGGRLSRLADKRVGIIGTGATAVQAIPHLGASAKQLYVFQRTPSGIGARNNRPTDEAWVKTLQPGWQRERIDNFTAIVSGQTLEVDLVGDGWTYIFQGDEMKRATTPEEAAELRQLVDYRKMEEIRERVDQIVEDPATAEALKPYYNQLCKRPCFHDEYLDTFNRPNVQLVDTDGKGVERITPTGVVVQGKEYEVDCLIYASGFDVGSEYTHRLGFDILGCGGKSLRDSWADGASTFHGMHSRGYPNLLMISTTQSGWAINLVHVLDALSEHSAYVIARCLEQGIVKIEPTEEAQQQWWEVILGHLKKQATFGGTECTPGYYNNEGVSAGPSAIRRAAFGGGTLEFIEILRTWRNDGSFAGLDVTLEGKPSSP from the coding sequence ATGAGCTTCGACAAGGAAGGAGCAACCTTTTCCCCGGAAGCACTGAAAGAAAAGTACCGGCTCGAACGCGAGAAACGGCTCCGGCCTGATGGAAACAGGCAATACCTGGAGCTACGCGGCGTTTTTGCGGATTTCGACGAAGATCCCTATGTCGAGCCTGGTTTCTCCCGCGAGGCGATTACCGAGGAGACCGACGTGCTGATCGTCGGCGGTGGCTTCGGCGGCATGCTGGCGGCGGTCCGGTTGCGTCAAGCGGGCGTGGACAGGTTCCGCATCGTGGAAAAGGGGGGCGACTTCGGTGGCACCTGGTACTGGAATCGGTATCCCGGTGCGGCGTGCGATGTGGAGTCCTACATCTACCTGCCGTTGCTCGAAGAGACCGGCTACATGCCGACGGAGAAGTACGCCAAGGCGCCGGAGATCTTTGCCCATTGCCAGCGCATTGGCCGGCAGTTCGATCTGTACAAGGCAGCGCTGTTCCAGACCCAGGTCGAGGGAATGGCGTGGGACGAAGACGCAAACCGCTGGATCGTCACGACGAGCCGGGGCGACAGGCTTGCGGCGCGCTTCGTGATCATCGCTGGCGGCGTGCTCCACAAAGCGAAGCTGCCCGGCATCCCGGGGATCGAGACCTTCAAGGGGCACTGCTTCCACACGAGCCGGTGGGATTATGCATATACCGGGGGAAGCCCCGGGGGGCGCCTGAGCCGGCTGGCCGACAAGCGTGTGGGCATCATCGGTACGGGCGCGACGGCGGTCCAGGCGATCCCTCACCTCGGAGCGTCCGCCAAGCAGCTGTACGTCTTTCAGCGCACGCCCTCCGGCATCGGCGCGCGGAACAATCGACCGACCGACGAGGCGTGGGTGAAGACGCTCCAGCCTGGCTGGCAACGGGAGCGCATCGACAACTTCACGGCGATCGTCTCGGGTCAGACGCTGGAGGTCGACCTGGTGGGCGATGGGTGGACGTACATCTTCCAGGGCGATGAAATGAAGCGCGCCACGACGCCCGAAGAGGCCGCCGAGCTTCGCCAGCTGGTCGACTACCGCAAGATGGAGGAGATCCGCGAGCGGGTCGACCAGATCGTCGAGGACCCTGCAACAGCCGAGGCGCTCAAGCCTTATTACAATCAGCTCTGCAAGCGGCCCTGCTTCCACGACGAATACCTGGACACGTTCAACCGTCCCAACGTCCAGCTCGTCGATACCGACGGGAAAGGCGTGGAGCGCATCACGCCGACCGGGGTCGTGGTGCAGGGCAAAGAGTACGAGGTGGACTGCCTGATCTACGCCTCAGGCTTCGATGTCGGGAGCGAATACACCCATCGTCTGGGCTTCGATATCCTGGGGTGCGGCGGCAAGTCCTTGCGCGACAGCTGGGCAGACGGCGCCTCGACGTTCCACGGGATGCACAGCCGCGGCTACCCGAATCTCCTCATGATCAGCACCACGCAGAGCGGCTGGGCGATCAACCTCGTTCACGTCCTCGATGCGCTGTCGGAACACTCCGCTTACGTCATTGCGCGTTGCCTGGAGCAGGGCATCGTGAAAATCGAGCCCACGGAGGAGGCACAGCAGCAATGGTGGGAGGTGATCCTCGGCCACCTCAAGAAGCAGGCCACCTTCGGCGGCACCGAGTGCACACCTGGTTACTACAACAACGAGGGCGTCAGCGCTGGCCCGAGCGCGATTCGCCGCGCCGCCTTCGGGGGCGGCACGCTGGAGTTCATCGAGATCCTGCGAACGTGGCGCAATGATGGCAGCTTCGCGGGCCTCGACGTGACGCTTGAAGGGAAACCTTCCAGCCCATAA
- a CDS encoding SMP-30/gluconolactonase/LRE family protein: MVYRKEVVVPGSPFQGVHGLAVDDHGRLLASNLLGQSVHSIDLSSGVVSTLVGPPLGGADDVAIGPDGSVYWTGYFSGRLMRHTRDGETRILAEDLPGLNSLAFRGDGRLYVTQVGRGDALWEVDPDGNEPPRQLLSDYGFLNGFEFGLDDRAYGPLMMAGQVVRLDVDAGEFEVVAEGFTMPTAVNFDTSHEHLYVVDAATGELVRVRVATGEKEVVANLPTGLDNLAIGPDDQVYVSNMVDNDIRVFNPADGSIRHVVEARLSVPSGLAVAPDDPEEHLYVADVYALRRVGGLDGTITETTRVLSTTMTFPMQVSLGARHVILSSAYLASVQVLDRASGEILRTIPNANGVQGALELADGTLLVAEASTGRLVLVDTAEPAGTTVLTEGLEGPVGLAPDTEVEEPGVYVTEVRSGRVSRVRLSDGAQHRVVSGLQAPEGIARHPDGGLIVAEVGGKRLMRIDPTSGKSTVIASELPIGLPESAGMPPGYLPTGVAVGASGTIYMSSDIESALYRFVPGN; encoded by the coding sequence GTGGTGTACCGAAAGGAGGTGGTGGTGCCAGGCTCTCCCTTCCAGGGCGTCCACGGTCTGGCCGTCGATGACCATGGACGGCTCCTGGCCAGCAATCTGCTCGGCCAGTCGGTTCATTCCATCGATCTGAGCAGCGGCGTGGTGTCCACCCTGGTGGGGCCGCCCCTCGGCGGCGCAGACGATGTAGCGATAGGGCCTGATGGCTCCGTCTACTGGACTGGCTACTTCTCCGGGCGCCTGATGCGGCACACGCGTGATGGAGAGACGCGCATTCTCGCCGAAGACCTGCCAGGCCTGAACTCGCTGGCGTTCCGCGGCGACGGGAGGCTCTACGTGACCCAGGTCGGCCGCGGCGATGCGCTGTGGGAAGTGGATCCGGATGGAAACGAACCGCCTCGCCAGCTCCTCTCGGACTACGGCTTTCTCAATGGGTTCGAGTTCGGTCTGGATGACCGGGCCTATGGCCCGCTCATGATGGCGGGGCAGGTCGTCCGTCTGGATGTGGATGCGGGGGAGTTCGAGGTCGTGGCGGAGGGGTTCACCATGCCGACCGCCGTCAACTTCGATACGAGCCACGAGCACCTTTACGTGGTCGACGCGGCGACGGGGGAGCTCGTCCGCGTGCGGGTCGCCACCGGCGAAAAGGAGGTCGTCGCGAATCTGCCCACCGGGCTCGATAACCTGGCGATTGGCCCCGATGACCAGGTGTACGTGTCCAATATGGTTGACAATGACATCCGCGTGTTCAATCCCGCCGATGGATCCATCCGGCACGTCGTGGAGGCGCGCTTGAGTGTGCCTTCTGGACTCGCTGTCGCGCCGGACGATCCGGAAGAACACCTGTATGTGGCCGACGTGTACGCCCTTCGTCGGGTGGGAGGGCTGGATGGGACGATCACCGAGACGACCCGCGTCCTCTCCACCACGATGACCTTCCCGATGCAGGTGAGCCTGGGCGCGAGGCACGTGATCCTGAGCAGCGCTTACCTTGCCAGCGTGCAGGTACTCGACCGGGCATCCGGCGAGATCCTGCGAACGATCCCCAATGCGAACGGGGTCCAGGGGGCGCTCGAACTCGCGGATGGCACCCTGCTCGTCGCTGAGGCCTCCACGGGGAGGCTCGTCCTGGTGGATACCGCCGAGCCAGCAGGGACCACCGTGCTGACCGAGGGACTGGAGGGGCCCGTCGGGCTCGCGCCAGACACCGAGGTCGAGGAGCCTGGGGTGTACGTCACGGAGGTACGCTCGGGCCGCGTGAGCCGGGTGCGGCTGTCGGATGGAGCCCAGCACAGGGTGGTCAGCGGCCTGCAAGCGCCAGAGGGGATCGCGCGACACCCTGACGGCGGCTTGATCGTCGCCGAGGTGGGCGGCAAGCGGCTAATGCGCATCGACCCGACGTCGGGGAAATCCACGGTCATCGCGAGCGAGCTCCCCATCGGTCTGCCCGAGAGCGCAGGCATGCCGCCGGGGTATCTCCCCACGGGCGTCGCGGTCGGGGCTTCGGGCACGATCTACATGTCGTCTGACATCGAGAGCGCGCTCTATCGGTTCGTGCCAGGGAACTGA
- the tnpA gene encoding IS66 family insertion sequence element accessory protein TnpA: protein MTSRVRTGNSRAHRRHWRLRWRREWSERVGRWKQSGLSAKALAGLEGLKVQSLYWWTSRLRTCSGAALQSTPPRFLPVRVVKSPRAHLARVGVAPSPAAAAVIKLALANGCIVRVQEGFDMTMLAGAP from the coding sequence GTGACCAGCCGAGTGCGGACGGGTAACTCCAGAGCCCATCGAAGGCACTGGAGGTTGAGATGGCGACGCGAGTGGAGTGAGAGGGTAGGGCGCTGGAAGCAGAGCGGCTTGAGCGCGAAGGCGCTTGCCGGGTTGGAGGGCTTGAAGGTTCAGTCGTTGTACTGGTGGACGTCGCGGCTCCGTACGTGCTCCGGAGCAGCGCTTCAGAGCACACCGCCGAGGTTTCTCCCGGTCCGAGTCGTCAAGTCCCCGCGGGCCCATCTGGCGCGCGTAGGCGTGGCGCCGTCGCCTGCCGCCGCAGCCGTCATCAAGCTGGCGCTCGCCAACGGGTGCATCGTGCGGGTGCAGGAGGGCTTCGACATGACGATGCTGGCGGGTGCTCCGTAA